The stretch of DNA TCAAGCACCAGTTCCTGATCTACCCGGGGGCCAACCACGCCTTCCACAACGACACCGGGCAGAACTACAAGCGCGACGCGGCCGAGAATGCCTGGGCGACCACCCTGGTCTGGCTGGGGGGAAATCTGTAGGCGGGGACAGCCGAGAGGGCCACATCTTGTCCTGGATGTGGCCCTCTTGCCGCGCGTGTTCTAAAGTCAGCCCGTTCGGCGACGCGCCCAGTTCCAAAGCCCTCCGAAGAGCAGCAGCGCGGCGACGGAGGCCCCCACGACGAGGTTTCGCACCAGCTCCACCGTCTTGACCTAGAGGGGGTAGACGCCGTTCTCGCGCAGGTAGGTCTCGCTGAGGTACCGCACGCCGTCCTGGCTCTGGCCGGGCAGGAAGGCCCCCGCGTCGCGCACGATAAGCCGCTGGGGGGAGCCGATAGGCGTGCCCGGGCTTTCCGTGTCACCGAAGAGGGCGCCCACTGCCCCGGCAGGCTCGACACGCTGGACCAGGGCCGCGTCCCGCAGCAAGACCGCGCTGACCACCAGGCTCAGCACCAGCGCGACGAGCGCCAACACGGTAAAGACGCCCGCGACCCGGCGCAGGAGGGCAGGCCGCACGCCCTACCCGTCGCTGGCGACGAAGCGCACCGAGATCGCCAGCTCGTCGTTCACGCGGCCCGAGGTGATCTGCCCGTTCTTCACGCCGAAATCGCTGAGCTTCACGTTGAACTTGGTGCTGACCGCCAGCACGTTGCCCTTGAGACCGGCCGCCTTCGTGCTGTCGCCTGCGGGTGTGTAGCGCACAGTCGCGTCCGCCGTCACGGGCTTCGTGATCCCGTTCAGGGTGAGGTTCCCCGTCACCCGGTACTGGTCGCCGCTCACGCGGGTGACGCGGGTCGCGGTGAACTTCACCTGGGGCGCCCTGTCGAAGTTCAGCCACGCGGCCGAGCGCATGTGCCCGTTGCGCGTGGCGATGCCGGTGTCGATGCTCGCGCCGTCGATGACGACCGTGCCGCTCCCGGTTCGTGCCACGGGGTCGAAGGTGAGCGTTCCGCTGATCTTGTTCGTGCGGCCCGTGAAGTTCTCGACGGCCGTCTCGCTCTCGACGGTCATCACGTTGGCGTTCTCGGCGCTGCTCACCACCTCGAACTTGGCGGGCGCGGCGCCCGCGGCGGCCAGGGACAGGACGGCGAGGGACAGCAGGCGGGCGGTGTAGGTCTTGTGCATGACAGGCCTCCTTGCCGGGCATGCCCGGTGGACCGGGCTCACTCGTTTCGCTTCAGGAGCGGACTTCACGGGAGGCGGGAAACAGGCTCCCCCCCTTTCCCACGCTACAGGCGGGCTCTAGCGGGGGGAATGCTGGGATGGGACGGCGCCATGTCATTTTCTCCCGGCCTGCTCCTCCGGCCTCCCCTCGCGGAAGGCCTGGGGGGAGAGGCCTGTCGCCGCCTTGAACGACCGGCTGAAGTGAAAGGGGTCCGCGAAGCCGAGCTGCCCCGCGATCTCCTTCACGCTCGCGCCCGTGAAGCTCAGCAGCCTCCGGGCCTCCAGGGTCCGGCGGTCCTGAATGACCTCCTTGGCGGTCTTGCCCAGCGCCGCGCGGGTGAGCCGGGAAAGCCCCTTGGGTGAGAGGTTCAGCGCCCGGGCGTAGCGCCCCACGTCGTGCCAGGCGGTGAAGTGGCGCTCCAGCAGCGTGAGGACCCGGGGCAGGTCGGGCGCGCCCTTCACATGGTCCACGTCGGCGGCCCGAACCGCGCGCCACACGAGCACCAGCAGGGCCTCGACCAGGGGGCGCAGCAGCCGGACGTCTCCCCCGCCCCGCACCCGCTCGTACTCGCCCGCCAGCAGCTCCAGCAGGGCCAGCGCCTGGCCCTGCAGCTCCGGCCCCACCGGGACCGCCTGATCGCCGGGCGCGTAGTTGAACAGCAGTTGCCCCGCCGCGGCGCCCGGCGTGCCCGCCAGCAGGTCCTCGGTAAAGGACACCACGAAGGCGCCGAAACCCTGCCCGTCCACGAAGGCGTGAACCTGCCCCCGCGCAATCAGACTGACGCTGGGCGCCCGCAGCTCGATCAGCCGCCCGTCGATGGTGTGCCGGGCCTGCCCCGAGTGGACCCAGAGGATTTCCTGAAAGTCGTGCCGGTGGGGCCGGAAGATCTGGCCGGGGGCGCTCGCCCAGCCCTCCAGCCGCTCCACGACGATAGGCAGCGCCTGGTCCTTGAGCGGCACGTACTGGACGGAGGAGGAGGGGGGGGTCATCACGGGCCTGGTTCCACCTTAATCGGCGCCCAGGAGAGGACCGTTAGGACGGCTACGGGGGAGGCGGGAAAAGAGGAGGGGCCGCCCAACCCAACGCGAGCGGCCCCCCTCACTTCCCACCCTCAGTGGATAACTCGCTCCGCCTCCGTGGGCACCCCATCTACCTCGGCCCTCTGGGCGGGCAGGAGGAGGTTCGCCACGATGCCCACCACGGCGGCGAGCGCCATGCCTGAGAGGGTCAGCGTCGTGCCCCCCACCGCGATGGGAAAGGCCGCCCCGCCCAGCCCCAGCACCAGGATCAGGCTTACCACGATCAGGTTGCGGGAATGCGCGAAGTCGATCCTCGCCTCGGCCAGGGTGCGGATGCCCACGGAGGCGATCATGCCGAAGAGCAGGATGGAGACGCCGCCCAACACGCCCTGGGGCAGACTCTTCAGGACGGCGGCCAGCTTGGGCGAGCAGCCGAAGAGGATGGCGAACACGGCACCAATGCGGAGAATGGCCGGGTCGTACACCCGCGTCAGCGCCAGCACCCCCGTGTTCTCGGCGTAGGTAGTCGCCGCGGGCCCACCCAGCGCGGCGCTGCTCATGTTGGCGATCCCGTCCGCGAAGAGGGTGCGGCTCAGCCCTGGGTTTTGCAGGAAGTTCTGCCCTACGACCCGGCCGTTCACAATCACGTCGCCCACATGCTCGATAAAGGTCACGACGGCGACGGGCGCGATGATGGCGACCGCCCGCCAGTCCAACGCGGGCGCGTGGAAATCGGGCAGCCCCAGCAGCGGCGCGGCGCCAATCGCGTTCAAGGCTTCACTCCCGATCTGCCCGGTGGCGAGCGCGACGAGGTAGCCGACCACCACGCCGATCAAGATGGGGATCATGCGGAAGAGCCCACGCCCGTACACGCTGGCGACCACGGCGGCGGCGAGCGTGACGAGGGCCAGCCACCAGTTCGTCTTCGCCTCGTTCACGGCGACGCTGCTCAGCCCCAGCCCGATCACGATGATGACGGGGCCGGTGACGACCGGGGGAAACACCCGCAGCAGCCGGTCCGTGCCGAAGAGTTTCACCAGCCCGCTGAACAGCAGGTACATCGCCCCGGCGGCGATCAATCCGCCCGCCGCCGCGCCCGGCCCCATCTCCTTGACGACGAGCGCGGTCGGCGCGATGAAGGCGAAGCTGGAGCCCAGGAAGATGGGCACCCGGCCCCCGGTGAGCAGGTGGAAGATCAGGGTGGCGAGCCCGGCCCCGAAGAGGGCCACGCTGGGCGAGAGG from Deinococcus apachensis DSM 19763 encodes:
- a CDS encoding YceI family protein, whose product is MHKTYTARLLSLAVLSLAAAGAAPAKFEVVSSAENANVMTVESETAVENFTGRTNKISGTLTFDPVARTGSGTVVIDGASIDTGIATRNGHMRSAAWLNFDRAPQVKFTATRVTRVSGDQYRVTGNLTLNGITKPVTADATVRYTPAGDSTKAAGLKGNVLAVSTKFNVKLSDFGVKNGQITSGRVNDELAISVRFVASDG
- a CDS encoding helix-turn-helix domain-containing protein, with the translated sequence MTPPSSSVQYVPLKDQALPIVVERLEGWASAPGQIFRPHRHDFQEILWVHSGQARHTIDGRLIELRAPSVSLIARGQVHAFVDGQGFGAFVVSFTEDLLAGTPGAAAGQLLFNYAPGDQAVPVGPELQGQALALLELLAGEYERVRGGGDVRLLRPLVEALLVLVWRAVRAADVDHVKGAPDLPRVLTLLERHFTAWHDVGRYARALNLSPKGLSRLTRAALGKTAKEVIQDRRTLEARRLLSFTGASVKEIAGQLGFADPFHFSRSFKAATGLSPQAFREGRPEEQAGRK
- a CDS encoding uracil-xanthine permease family protein produces the protein MTQTVPAAPPPSPTRPERRLVLGVQHAIAMFGATVLVPILVGLSPSVALFGAGLATLIFHLLTGGRVPIFLGSSFAFIAPTALVVKEMGPGAAAGGLIAAGAMYLLFSGLVKLFGTDRLLRVFPPVVTGPVIIVIGLGLSSVAVNEAKTNWWLALVTLAAAVVASVYGRGLFRMIPILIGVVVGYLVALATGQIGSEALNAIGAAPLLGLPDFHAPALDWRAVAIIAPVAVVTFIEHVGDVIVNGRVVGQNFLQNPGLSRTLFADGIANMSSAALGGPAATTYAENTGVLALTRVYDPAILRIGAVFAILFGCSPKLAAVLKSLPQGVLGGVSILLFGMIASVGIRTLAEARIDFAHSRNLIVVSLILVLGLGGAAFPIAVGGTTLTLSGMALAAVVGIVANLLLPAQRAEVDGVPTEAERVIH